In Cucurbita pepo subsp. pepo cultivar mu-cu-16 chromosome LG04, ASM280686v2, whole genome shotgun sequence, the following are encoded in one genomic region:
- the LOC111793522 gene encoding uncharacterized protein LOC111793522 isoform X2 — protein sequence MEESESEIRIKTLTGESLTISISGNRTIEDLKLLLRKNFPSATVSPNFHLFSKGTKLKPQSEISACRIDKGEFLVLIPFTKKESSKPQLRDQYVQGSSVSGGSSISQFADSAWSDMVQDLSYLHDCSVQGREGNGLESERGNFETGGVDAELAATCSTGSSSLKAKGKKGFVCNDSNGILDDILRNLLSSPTVAFLSEYNCENLIKFLESVDCLSDPRNEKCLLAKQANSRSGNRKAPNRTHCSSCLCPVWLKKIMKAFAFLNVLSMFAQLREEIITASRLEQAMDLLQKHGITLRMEDMKHLSLLCPKVVHFASGTLEDSYDDKIIIVIYLTAQNSRWTADNTAYKLSKAPTDITPLKRREKSFKFHLWDAIKGHMLRHGSRSEICVSFSLEDLITSKASAVDGNEAKRAKKSDMASSSSKSDRVQCHDTSKLLPENMVEHLEKGIGSEGQIVHVEDIAARKANYVEIPEELSNNVISALKCIGVAKLYSHQTRSIEASLAGNHVAVATMTSSGKSLCYNLPVLESMSQDVSSCALYLFPTKALAQDQLRSLLVMMKGFNADLNIGVYDGDTSQSDRILLRDNARLLITNPDMLHLSILPQHRQFSRILSNLRFIVIDEAHTYKGAFGCHTALIMRRLRRLCSHVYGSDPSFIFCTATSANPRQHCMELGSLSSLELIENDGSPSARKLFILWNPIMASKSSQRGIDSLQSTEKNANFRNPSPIVDIARLFAEMVQHGLRCIAFCKTRKLCELVLCYTREILKERAPHLVQSVCAYRAGYTAEDRRRIESDFFGGNLCGVAATNALELGIDVGHIDATLHLGFPGSIASLWQQAGRAGRREKTSLSVYVAFEGPLDQYFMKHPEKLFGSPIECCHIDAENQQVLEQHLLCAAYEHPVCMVYDQNLFGPGLNTALVSLKSRGDLIPAPSCGSSKSIWTYIGKEKIPSRSVSIRAIEAERYKVVDQHRNEVLEEIEESTAFFQVYEGAVYMHQGRTYLIKSLNLSTMLAFCEEADLKYYTKTRDYTDIHVIGGSLAYPRRAPNIPLLKTTAQANDCRVTSTWFGFYRIWKGSNQIFDTVDLSLPKYSYNSQAVWIPVPLSIKEEVKRKNYDFRAGLHAASHALLNVVPLRIICNMSDLAPECANPHDSRYFPERILLYDQHPGGTGMSLQIQPVFIELLHAALELLTSCCCFGETGCPNCVQSLACHEYNEVLHKDAASLIIKGVLDAEKTYYSP from the exons ATGGAGGAGAGTGAGAGTGAAATCCGAATCAAAACCCTAACCGGAGAATCACTGACCATCTCCATTTCCGGCAACAGAACAATTGAGGACCTTAAACTTCTACTCAGGAAGAATTTCCCCTCTGCCACCGTTTCCCCCAATTTTCACCTCTTTTCTAAG GGTACTAAGTTGAAACCGCAGAGTGAAATTAGTGCATGCCGCATTGACAAAGGCGAATTTCTAGTGCTCATTCCATTTACTAAAAAGGAATCTTCCAAGCCCCAACTTCGCGATCAATATGTACAAGGATCCAGTGTTTCGGGCGGAAGCTCAATTTCTCAATTCGCTGATTCTGCATGGTCCGATATGGTGCAGGATTTATCGTATTTACATGACTGTTCTGTTCAAGGGAGAGAGGGAAATGGCCTCGAGAGTGAGAGAGGGAATTTTGAAACTGGAGGTGTTGATGCTGAATTGGCAGCGACATGTAGTACCGGTTCTTCTAGTTTGAAagcaaaagggaaaaagggtTTCGTTTGTAATGACTCGAATGGGATTTTAGATGACATTTTGAGGAACTTGTTATCGTCTCCTACTGTGGCATTTTTAAGCGAATACAATTGTGAAAACTTGATTAAGTTTTTGGAGTCTGTGGATTGTTTATCAGACCCACGTAATGAGAAGTGCTTGTTGGCAAAGCAAGCTAATTCCCGAAGTGGCAACAGAAAAGCGCCAAATAGAACACATTGTTCTTCATGCCTATGTCCAGTGTGGCTGAAGAAGATAATGAAGGCATTTGCTTTCTTAAATGTTCTATCAATGTTTGCTCAACTACGAGAAGAAATTATAACTGCAAGTCGGTTGGAACAAGCAATGGACCTGCTGCAGAAACATGGAATTACGCTTCGTATGGAGGATATGAAGcatctctctcttctctgtcCCAAG GTAGTACATTTTGCAAGTGGCACTTTGGAAGATAGCTATGATGATAAGATTATcattgttatttatttgacCGCACAAAATAGTCGATGGACAGCTGATAATACGG CATATAAACTGTCCAAAGCACCAACAGATATCACTCCATTGAAGAGGCGggaaaaatcatttaaatttcaccTTTGGGATGCTATTAAAGGCCATATG CTTAGACATGGAAGCAGAAGTGAGATATGTGTGTCTTTTTCTTTGGAAGATTTAATTACGTCAAAAGCGTCTGCTGTGGATGGAAATGAAGCGAAGCGAGCAAAAAAAAGTGACATGGCTTCGTCGAGTTCCAAATCTGACCGAGTACAATGTCAT GACACTTCGAAACTCTTACCTGAGAATATGGTTGAACATCTTGAAAAGGGTATTGGATCTGAGGGCCAG ATAGTGCACGTCGAAGATATTGCGGCTAGAAAAGCTAATTATGTGGAAATTCCGGAGGAACTTTCTAATAATGTTATATCAGCACTTAAATGTATTGGAGTAGCAAAGTTGTATAGCCATCAG ACAAGGTCGATAGAAGCCTCCCTGGCTGGAAATCATGTTGCAGTTGCTACAATGACATCAAGTGGAAAATCTCTGTGCTATAACTTGCCAGTTCTTGAATCAATGTCTCAAGATGTCTCATCATGTGCTCTTTACTTATTTCCAACTAAG GCCTTAGCTCAAGATCAACTCAGAAGTTTGCTTGTCATGATGAAAGGGTTTAATGCTGACCTTAACATTGGCGTTTATGATGGTGATACCTCACAGTCTGACCGGATTTTATTGCGTGATAATGCTAGGCTG TTAATCACAAATCCTGATATGCTACATCTATCAATCCTGCCACAGCACAGACAATTTAGTCGGATATTATCAAATCTGCG GTTTATAGTCATTGATGAGGCTCATACTTATAAGGGAGCATTTGGATGTCATACTGCACTAATAATGCGGAGACTTCGCAGGCTTTGCTCTCATG TGTATGGAAGTGATCCTTCTTTTATATTCTGTACAGCAACTTCTGCAAATCCACGCCAACATTGCATG GAACTTGGAAGTCTGTCAAGCTTAGAGCTGATTGAAAATGATGGAAGTCCTTCTGCCAGAAAACTATTCATCCTCTGGAATCCTATTATG GCCTCAAAAAGTTCTCAGAGAGGTATTGATTCTCTGCAGAGTACAGAAAAGAATGCTAATTTCAGAAATCCAAG CCCAATTGTGGACATTGCGAGGCTCTTTGCGGAGATGGTTCAGCATGGACTTCGCTGCATTGCTTTTTGTAAAACTCGTAAACTTTGTGAACTCGTTTTATGCTACAC GCGCGAAATTCTTAAGGAGAGAGCACCCCATCTGGTTCAGTCTGTGTGTGCTTATCGTGCTGGATACACTGCTGAG GATAGGAGGAGAATAGAGAGTGACTTTTTTGGGGGAAACCTTTGTGGTGTTGCTGCGACAAATGCCCTTGAATTGGGTATTGATGTAGGCCACATTGATGCAACTCTGCATTTGGGCTTTCCTGGTAGTATTGCTAG CTTGTGGCAACAAGCAGGCAGGGCAGGAAGGAGAGAAAAGACTTCTCTTTCTGTATATGTTGCATTTGAAGGGCCTCTTGATCAATATTTCATGAAACACCCTGAAAAACTTTTTGGGAGCCCAATTGAGTGCTGCCATATTGATGCTGAAAACCAACAG GTTCTTGAACAGCATTTGTTGTGTGCTGCATATGAACACCCAGTTTGTATGGTTTATGATCAGAATTTGTTTGGTCCTGGCTTAAACACTGCCCTAGTGTCTCTAAAAAGTAGAGGAGATTTGATTCCTGCACCATCATGTGGTTCATCCAAAAGTATTTGGACTTATATTGGGAAAGAG aaaattcCTTCACGCTCAGTTAGTATCCGAGCGATTGAAGCAGAGAGATACAAAGTTGTAGATCAGCACCGAAATGAAGTTCTCGAAGAGATTGAGGAAAGCACGGCTTTCTTTCAG GTTTATGAAGGTGCTGTTTATATGCATCAAGGACGAACTTATCTGATCAAAAGCTTGAATTTGTCAACTATGCTTGCTTTCTGTGAAGAAGCTGATCTAAAATATTACACAAAAACACGTGATTACACTGACATTCATGTTATTGGTGGTAGTTTG GCCTATCCAAGGAGAGCTCCAAATATTCCGCTCTTAAAAACAACTGCGCAAGCAAATGATTGCAGAGTTACCTCCACTTGGTTTGGTTTCTATCGAATATGGAAAGGAAGTAATCAAATTTTTGACACAGTGGACCTCTCCCTTCCAAAATATTCGTATAACTCTCAG GCAGTTTGGATTCCAGTACCACTATCTATAAAAGAAGAGGTGAAGAGGAAAAACTATGACTTTCGTGCAGGCTTGCATGCTGCTTCGCATGCTCTTCTGAATGTAGTACCATT ACGTATAATTTGCAACATGTCTGACTTGGCTCCTGAATGTGCAAATCCTCATGATTCTCGCTATTTTCCAGAAAGGATTCTGTTGTATGATCAACATCCTGGAGGAACTGGTATGTCACTTCAG ATTCAACCCGTTTTCATAGAGCTGTTGCATGCTGCTTTAGAACTTCTCACCTCTTGCTGCTGCTTCGGAGAGACCGGCTGCCCTAATTGTGTTCAA AGTCTGGCCTGTCACGAATACAACGAGGTTTTACACAAGGATGCAGCCAGTTTAATTATCAAG GGTGTTCTGGATGCAGAGAAAACATATTACAG CCCGTAG